Sequence from the Aromatoleum petrolei genome:
TGATGAAGCGATCCGCCGCAGCGATGGCAAGGGCCGGCTCGTACGACTTGTAATGCGCGTAGGCGACCTCGATCTGTGCCTGCTGCGCGTAGCGGCCGTAAGGGAAGCGCGCCTCGAGCTTTTCGAAGAGCTTGATGGCCTGTTCGTACGAACCCTCAGCCATGTAGTTCTTCGCTTCGGAGTACAGCTTCTGGGCATTCCAGCCCGCCGTCTCGTCGATCTGTTCCGGCAACAGGCCGCATCCGCCGAGCAGCAATGCACCGATAACCGCTAAACTTCCAAGGGTGAACCTGGCCATCGAAAAAACTCGCGTGAATGAACCGGACAATTATAGCCCACTGGAAGAGGCTGCTTCGCACCACCGGCTGACGATACCCGCCGACTGTGCCGGTCTGCGGCTCGACCAGGCCCTGGCGCGTCTCTACCCGGCCCACTCGCGCAGTCGCCTGCAAGGCTGGCTCAAGTCCGGACGTGTCAGCCTCAACGGCAGCCTTCATGATGCAAAGTTCAAGGTATGGGGCGGCGAAGTCCTGGAAGTCGATGCGGCGCCGGTACCCGAAGAGGTTGCCGAGGCCCCCGAGGACATCCCGCTCGATATCGCCTACGAGGACGCTCACATTCTCGTCATCGACAAGCCGGTCGGCCTCGTCGTGCATCCGGGCAGCGGCAACTGGAGCGGGACACTACTTAATGCCCTGCTGCACCATGCCCCGGAACTTGCCAACATACCGCGCGCCGGCATCGTGCATCGCCTCGACAAGGACACCAGCGGCCTGATGGTGGTCGCCCGCACCCTCGAGGCGCAGACCTATCTCGTCCGACAACTCCAGGCGCGCACCGTCAAACGACACTACTTAGCGCTTGTACACGGGATGGTTACCGGTCCCGGTATGGTCGATGCCTCCATCGGTCGGCACCC
This genomic interval carries:
- the rluD gene encoding 23S rRNA pseudouridine(1911/1915/1917) synthase RluD; this encodes MNEPDNYSPLEEAASHHRLTIPADCAGLRLDQALARLYPAHSRSRLQGWLKSGRVSLNGSLHDAKFKVWGGEVLEVDAAPVPEEVAEAPEDIPLDIAYEDAHILVIDKPVGLVVHPGSGNWSGTLLNALLHHAPELANIPRAGIVHRLDKDTSGLMVVARTLEAQTYLVRQLQARTVKRHYLALVHGMVTGPGMVDASIGRHPSQRTKMAVHSGGRTAVTRYSVREHFVRATLVECRLETGRTHQIRVHMAHIGHPLVGDATYGRRRSGCTTLDAFPRQALHAFRLGLVHPATGEEMAWESPLPDDFESLLAILRAEPPA